A region of the Mycobacterium sp. NBC_00419 genome:
TCGGGGCCAGGCTGGTCAGAATCGCCATCGCGATCGCGGTCATCTCCTCGGCGACGTCGCTGCGCCGGGTCAGATGCCACGTGCGCGAGGCGTCTTCGATGAAGCTGACTGCAGCCGCCACCAGCAGCCGCGCCTGGGCGGCGGTGGTCTGTGGAACCTGTGTGCGGATCACGTCGATCCACACACCGTCCCGGTCGGCCTGGTTCTTCACCACCGTCTCGCGTACCTCCTCGGAGGCCGACGACAGCTCGGTGATCGTCACCGACACCAGGTCGGGGTCGTCGAGGCTGATCCGTACCCGGCCGGCGACCAGTCGTTGGAGTCGTTGGGAGGCAATGTCATTGGCGCGCAGCGCACGAACAGACTCCAGCGTCGACCACTCGTCGAGGCGACGTACCAGCGCATCCAGGATGGCCTGCTTGGAGGAGAACGAACGGTACAGGCCCGGACCGGCGATGCCGACGAGCTTGCCGATCTCGGCCGTGCTCACCGCGGGATAGCCGCGGGCCCGAAACAGCCGCGCACCGGCGGCCAGCAGGGTCTCGTAGCGGGAGAACAACGCCGCCGCCCGGTCCGGTGCCGCATCGATCGGTGCCAGTGTGCCGACGGCCGGTGTGCATGCGGCCGCCAGGCAGGCGCGGTACAGAAGCTCCTTGAGCTCGCCCGCGGGCAGGGTGAGGTTATGGCGCCCGAGACTGGTCAGGGTGCTCGACACCGCCCAGGCGCGCAATTCGGTGTGCGCGGGGCTCAGCCCGGGCATCTCCAGGCGCACGCCGGCCTGCATACCGGCCACGATCGCGTTGATCCGTGACCGGACCTCGCGGCGGTCGTCGTCGGTGAGATAGCGGGCCTCGCGCTGCCACAGCACGGTCAGGGCGCGGGTCTCGACGGCCGCGGAGATCAGGTCGGGCAACTCGGCCCGCAGCGGCCGGGCGTCCGCCTCCGGTGCGCGGCCACCGGGATTGCGGACGCTTTGATACTCGTCCTGTGCGTTGAGGATCACCGCGGTCAGCAGCGCCTGCTTATTGTCGTAGTGGCGGTACAACGCGCGCGCGGTCACACCGGCCGCCTCGGCGATCTCCTCGAGTCTGACCGAGTGGAAGCCGCGGTCGATGAACAGCCGCGCCGCCTGTTCGAGGATCTGCTGTTTGCGGTCCTTGGGTCGGCGCCGCACGGCGGGGACGGTCGTCTGCATCGCTGGGGTGCCCTTCTACTTCACCGGACCGGAACATCCTCCCAGATTGGTCGCACGAGCGATTCGGAACGTATCCAAAAAATACATCAGTATCTGAAAACACGCCTCTGCATGGCATATTGACACCGAGCTGGTGCCAGGAAAGGCATACTGACTATAGACATAATCGGTGTATCCGGGTACTCTCGCGGTGGTGATCGGTCGTCTTGACACGGCGGCGAAGGCATCTGGCGCGACTTCGCTGAGTCACCTGCCCGCCGCGGTGGGTGGCCCCGCCAGAGTGCGGACCGACATGCCCGAGCAGGGCGCCGGGGACCTGGCCCACGCGGTCGTCGGGCTGCAACAGGCGGTCGACCGGCTGATCGTGTCGTCCTCGCTGGAACAGCTGCTGGCGCTGGCGCCGGAGGCGGCGGCGTTGATGGGTTTTCACCGGGTGCTGGTCTCGCGGGTCGACCAGGGGATCTGGTTGGCACATCAGGCATTTGTCGCCGACGATCCGGATTTCGCCGAGCAGCTGGTGGCGTTCGGTACCGCCCACTCCCGGCAGCTCTCCGGGCGGCTGCTCGAGTCCGAGATGCTGCTCAGTGGCGTTCCGATTCTGGTCCGCGACGCGCAGGCGAATCCGCGGGTGTTCACCAAGCTGGCACGGTTCAGTCGCACCACCGACTACGTGGCCGCGCCGGTACAGGTGTGGGGCGCTCCCGTGGCGATGGTGCATGCCGACCGCTATCCCGGTGGTGATGTCGAGGAGATCGACCGCCAGCTGCTGGGGCTGTACGCCCGCGGATTGGGTTTGGCGATCGAGCGAGCCCAGCTCGCCGACCGGTTGCGGGTGATCAACCAGGCCTCGGCCCCGCTGGGCGTGCACGGCGACGAGCCGGATCCGACGGCGCCCCCGGTGCGCCTGGCCGCCGTGTCGCCGTTGCCCGGTGCCGAGCGTGCCACCGACCGGCTCTCACCGCGGGAATGGGATGTACTGCGCTGCATAGCCCTGGGTAAGACCAACGCACAGATCGCGACCGGGCTGTTCCTGACCGAGAACACGGTCAAGGTGCATGTCAAACGAATCCTGCACAAACTCGGCGCGGCCAACCGGACCGAGGCCGCCGCGCTGTATCACCGCCTGACCCGCCGCGGCCCCTAGGCCGGGTCACGTCCTCGTGACGGACGGCCCCGACGCCTCGTAGCGGCCCGCCTCGGCCGCTGACAGCTCGGTTCCGGTCACGATCGACTCGAGGTCCGACACCGCGGCGAACCGGCAGAAGCTGTTCGCGCCGAACTTCGAATGCGCCGCGACAAGGATTCTGCGGCGGGCGACCTTGACCGCCGTGTGCTTCACCGCGGCCACCGCCGGGTCGGGTGTGGTGAGGCCGTGCTCTATCGAAATGCCGTTGGTGCCAAGGTAAGCGACGTCGATCACCAGGCTGCCCAGCATGTCGGTTGCCCAGTGGTCGACGGTGGCCAGCGTGCGGCCGCGTAACCGACCGCCCAGAAGCAGCACCGTCACCGTCTGGCTGTGCGCCAGCACTTCCGCCACCAACAGCGACGAGGTGACGATGGTCAGGTCCCGCTCGGCGAGACGTTCGGCGATCAGGCGGGGCGTGAAACCCTCGTCGAGATAGACCGTTTCGGCCCCGTGCAGCAACTCCGCGGCGGCAGCGGCGATGCGGTGCTTCTCGGCCAGGTCCGCCTGGCTGCGGTACTCCACGGTCGACTCGAAAGCCACCGTCTCCAGCGGAATCGCTCCGCCGTGCACCCGCTTGATCAGTCGCCGGCCGGCCAGCACCTTCAGATCGCGCCGGATCGTCTCCGTTGCGACGTCGAGCTCGTCGGCTAGCGAGGCCACCTCGACGCGCCCCCGGGTGCGGGCGAATTCGACGATGCGACTTTGGCGGGTTTCGGAATCCACCTCGACATTCTCACTTGCCGGGGCCGGCGAGTACCTCCCGGACCTCTTCCGGCGTCTGGGCTGTGCGCAGCCGCGCCACCTCGTCCTTGCTGAGGAACACCCCGGCGATCCTGGTCAGCAGTTCCATGTGGTCCTTGCCCGCACCGGCGATACCGACGACGAACTCGGCCGGTTTGCCGTTCCAGTCGATCGGCTCGGCATAGCGCACGAACGACATACCGGACCGCTTGATCGCGGACTTGGCGTCGTTGGTGCCGTGCGGGATGGCCAGGCCGTTGCCCATGTAGGTCGATACCGAGCCCTCCCGCTCGTACATCGCCTCGACGTAGGCCGGTTCGACGGCGCCCGAGGCGACCAGCAGCCGTCCCGCCTCGCCGATCGCACCGTCGCGGGTGGTCGCCGTGCCGGCCAGCACGATGGATTCCACGCTCAGCACATCCGCGGGCGCTGAGTCCTCGGACGGCTCGGCCGCGGCGGGCTCGGCGCCGTTGCCGGCGTTGCCCAGCAGTTCCACGATCTCGTCGTACTGTGGCGCGTTCATGAAGTTGTCCACCGACACGTGGACGGCCGACGGGGTTTTCTGCTGGGCACGGGCTGTCAGATCCTGGTGGGTGACCACCAGGCCGTAGCTGTCCGTGAGGTTGGCGATCGACGCGTTGGTGACCTTCACATCGGAGAAGCCTGCGGCCTGAACCTTCTTGCGCAGCACCGAAGCACCCATTGCCGACGACCCCATGCCGGCGTCACAGGCGAACACGATGTCGGTGATGGGCCGTCGGTCCGACGAACCGAGCAGAGCGGCCGACACGCTCGACTTCTTTCCTTTCAGCGCCTCCATGCCGGCCGTTGCCGCCGCCAGATCGCCCTCGTCGTCGGCCCGGTCGGTCTTGAGCAGCAGTGCCGCCACCGCGAATGAGACTGCGGCCGCGCCGAATACCGACAGTGTGACACCGAGGAAACTGCCGCTGGCGGT
Encoded here:
- a CDS encoding TetR/AcrR family transcriptional regulator, coding for MQTTVPAVRRRPKDRKQQILEQAARLFIDRGFHSVRLEEIAEAAGVTARALYRHYDNKQALLTAVILNAQDEYQSVRNPGGRAPEADARPLRAELPDLISAAVETRALTVLWQREARYLTDDDRREVRSRINAIVAGMQAGVRLEMPGLSPAHTELRAWAVSSTLTSLGRHNLTLPAGELKELLYRACLAAACTPAVGTLAPIDAAPDRAAALFSRYETLLAAGARLFRARGYPAVSTAEIGKLVGIAGPGLYRSFSSKQAILDALVRRLDEWSTLESVRALRANDIASQRLQRLVAGRVRISLDDPDLVSVTITELSSASEEVRETVVKNQADRDGVWIDVIRTQVPQTTAAQARLLVAAAVSFIEDASRTWHLTRRSDVAEEMTAIAMAILTSLAPTG
- a CDS encoding LuxR C-terminal-related transcriptional regulator; translation: MIGRLDTAAKASGATSLSHLPAAVGGPARVRTDMPEQGAGDLAHAVVGLQQAVDRLIVSSSLEQLLALAPEAAALMGFHRVLVSRVDQGIWLAHQAFVADDPDFAEQLVAFGTAHSRQLSGRLLESEMLLSGVPILVRDAQANPRVFTKLARFSRTTDYVAAPVQVWGAPVAMVHADRYPGGDVEEIDRQLLGLYARGLGLAIERAQLADRLRVINQASAPLGVHGDEPDPTAPPVRLAAVSPLPGAERATDRLSPREWDVLRCIALGKTNAQIATGLFLTENTVKVHVKRILHKLGAANRTEAAALYHRLTRRGP
- a CDS encoding DeoR/GlpR family DNA-binding transcription regulator; the encoded protein is MDSETRQSRIVEFARTRGRVEVASLADELDVATETIRRDLKVLAGRRLIKRVHGGAIPLETVAFESTVEYRSQADLAEKHRIAAAAAELLHGAETVYLDEGFTPRLIAERLAERDLTIVTSSLLVAEVLAHSQTVTVLLLGGRLRGRTLATVDHWATDMLGSLVIDVAYLGTNGISIEHGLTTPDPAVAAVKHTAVKVARRRILVAAHSKFGANSFCRFAAVSDLESIVTGTELSAAEAGRYEASGPSVTRT
- a CDS encoding PTS mannitol transporter subunit IICBA; amino-acid sequence: MVMPNIGAFIAWGLITALFIKAGWLTSLFEGLRSPDGWVAKIGGWGDFADGGIVAPMITYLLPILIGATGGRMIYGIRGGVVGAIATMGVIAGSDIPMFLGAMIMGPLGGWVIKKIDALWDGKIRPGFEMLIDNFSAGIVGLILAVFGFFGIGPIVTAFSKGAGHVVDFLVAHNLLPLTSIFIEPAKVLFLNNAINHGVLTPLGTTQALETGKSVLFLLEANPGPGLGILLAYMAFGRGAARASAPGAAIIQFFGGIHEIYFPYVLMKPKLIAATILGGMTGIFINVLFGSGLRAPAAPGSIIAVYAQTASGSFLGVTLSVFGAAAVSFAVAALLLKTDRADDEGDLAAATAGMEALKGKKSSVSAALLGSSDRRPITDIVFACDAGMGSSAMGASVLRKKVQAAGFSDVKVTNASIANLTDSYGLVVTHQDLTARAQQKTPSAVHVSVDNFMNAPQYDEIVELLGNAGNGAEPAAAEPSEDSAPADVLSVESIVLAGTATTRDGAIGEAGRLLVASGAVEPAYVEAMYEREGSVSTYMGNGLAIPHGTNDAKSAIKRSGMSFVRYAEPIDWNGKPAEFVVGIAGAGKDHMELLTRIAGVFLSKDEVARLRTAQTPEEVREVLAGPGK